The stretch of DNA CCCATAACCAACAAATCTTGAGTACCTTATCACCCGGCATCTTGGAAACAGGCCTAGCTTCTCCAGTGATCATACTCTCATTCACATAACTGTGACCATTAATAACAACGCCATCTACAGGAACCTTTGCCCCCGGAACAATCTTAAGTACATCATTCTTTTGTATTAATTGACTGCTAATTTCTGTCTCAGAAATAATATTCCCAGCACCATCCAATGTTAATAGGTAAGCAGTCTCAGGAGCCAGCTCTGTCAACTTTGCCAAAGCATCTGACGTCTTTCCTTTTGCAAGAACTTCTAGGTATTTCCCCAATAATATAAACGATATCAACATTGGACTAGTCTCAAAGAAATCTTGCCCCTCGAAGGAATTTGAAATCAATGCTTTTATCATAATATAAACCGAATAGAAATAGGCAGCATTAGTGCCCAATGCAATCAGAACATCCATGTTTGCAGATTTCCGTCTCAGTGCATGATATGATCCTGCATAAAACCTAGATAAAAAGTTTATTACtagaaattattatatttctACAACAGACAGTTCAGAATAAAAAAGGCAATCACATTGTAAAGAGTACCTTCGACCAATAACAAACTGCACAGGAGTGCAAAGGATCCATTTTAACAATAATCCAACAGTAAGCATGTTGAAAACCTTATACTCTAACCAATTCCCATAAGGGGGAAGCATTGGAAGCACCATTGAGAAAACAAATATTGGCACTGAAAATAAGCAGCTCCACAAAAACAGGTTCCTATAAGTGTGGATTTCATGCTCTTTCTCTAATTCTCGCTGTCTTGGTGGGATATAAAGGCTTGCACGATAAGTACTCGACCCATGCCCAGCTTCTTGAATACAATGCATTAGGGTTCTTGGACCAATTATATCTGGTTCATAACTTATGGTCACTCTATACTCTTGCTGGTTTATTTCAACAGTGTTTACACCTTCCAGCGCCTCGAGACAGCATTGAATAACAGTAAAATCATCTGGAGAATTGATGCCTTCTAGCTTGAAGTGTACTTTATTTAAATCGCTGCCTGAACTAATTATATCAGCTCCAAATCCAGCATCTTCTATTACTTCAACAATCCGGCTGGTACTGGTAACATTTGGATCAAAATGAACTTTTGCTTCTTCAAGAGATAAACCAACCACGGCTTTCTTTACTCCATCAGTCATCGAAAGGGCACGTTCAACAGACTCAGAACAGCTTGTGCATGCCATCCCCTTGATTCTGATCCGGCAGATAGCAATGTCTTGCTCTGGAAACTCATCAACTTCAAAACCAGTGTCTTCGACTGCCTCTTTTATCTTTTTTGCCTGGTATAACCATATCTTTTGTGAAATTACTAGAAATAAGGAAAtataaacaaagaagaaaaataaagcaTCAACCACCATTAAATCAATCTCTGAAGTCATAAACATGGGCGAAGTTACGTGCAACCAAGGATGGTTAACTGACCacccttcgccggaaaattatactccgtataaggtaaaatattacttgttattgattaaaaataggcTTTGAACACCCTTACATAGCCCACCGGCAAAGGTTTGAACACCCTTGTTGAATTTCCTGGCTTCGCCACTGGTCATAAACATTAGAGTTGATCCAACTTTTCTCAGTTGAGCTCAGGAAGCGCTCAACATACCCAAAGATGATATGAAATCAgggataaattttttaaaatggtACTTCATACTAGAATATTTCCTTTGTTGTTTTATGAAATTAGTAAACCTTCTCCTTACAATGAGAGATGCATAGATATGTATGCAAGTCTAGAATGGAGAAAGAGATCAAAACCCTTCTTTGAGCAAAATGTATGGCATACCTTCTTTGAGATATTAAACTGAGTTTGAAAATGTTTCGTCACAACAATCAATTTTATTATGTTCGGAACACAAGCCACTTCAAGGGAGCAGTTATAACAGAAAAGTCATGAAATTGGAAATGGAAAAGAAAAGCACAAATAAAAGAATCAATTTATCAGTTAACTAACAACAACAGATATAGTGATTTTCAAAACCAATAGACTGTCAACAGCATGAAAAGACAACTGAGTTATTTGGTCATCAAGGACTCTGAATTCCTCGAATGTTTGAAGATTATACTCTTAGCTTAAAATTAAGATAGTGTTCCATTATCTTAAATTGGACATACACTGATAAGTTCTGGCACATATTTAACAACGGCCTGTCCTTGAAGTGGAGACACCGTAGCACTCTCAATCCCCTTAAGCTTTCCCAGCGCAGATTCTATGGAATTCGAACAAGATGCACAAGTGATGCCATTAACTTTGAAAAGAAGAGTTCTAATCTTTTTATTTCTACTATCACTTAGTTGAGCCATATTGACAGCTACAGCATCAGCATCTTGCAAAAGCGGTTTCTTTAAGTCGTCCTTCCCGTTAGCTTCCATTTCTTTATCCTGGGAATCAAAATCTTCAACAGTGAAAATTGATGATAACAATAGTTAAACCACATATGCCATTCAGTAACAGTTTGATAATAGATACTGTAACAAAATCATTGAAGGCTGCCCTCAACAAACACCATCGTGTACATAATGTCTCCAATATAACCAGCACAGTCAAATACTAATGGAAGAGTATGCCCACAAAACTCCATAATTCATACAACAGAACCAATGCCTAAATCGAATTCTCAGCACCAGGTTCAGTATGATAGAAGATTGATCACTTGGAACTACCTTATCAGCTCTTACGAATCAAAAAAACAGAAAAAGGGGAAAAACATGTCAACACAGAGTAGCCTGAAGAAATGTTCTGGAAACTCCACAATTCACACACATAAATCCAATACCTTAACCGACTTTATAAAAACTGATTGTACTATGAAAAGTATCAGTATTGTTCACTATGTTATTTCTCAGAAGTTTAAAAACTGTAAATCTTGGAAGAAAACAGAGAGACATTGAAAGTATAGATAGACAGTACAAATGTCCAAAAATTCTATAATTACTACATAAacacaacaacaacgacccagtaaaatcccacaagtggtgTCTGGGGATGGGGtccggggagggtagtgtgtacgtagaccttacctctacccgagggagtagagagattgtttccgatagaccctcggctcaagaagacgaaaagagacaacATGTAGGTTGAATATACGCTCATTGACCAATTAACAATTAGCCCAAGGCTTTATTTTCATAACTTTCCGTAATTCACACAAAGTGACATAGGAAACCGAGTAGCAAAGCCAATAGCTTTAACTTATTCTGGTACAGATTGCACTGTCATAGAAACACTTGGGTTTtccttaaaaccttcaaaatttatGACACAAAATCTTGGAATAAAGATGAAAGAAATTGAATTTCTGGAATTTCAATATTCCATTAGTgacaaaaaaaaaaggtaaacatAATCAGAATTTAACATAACCTCATTGACCTATTAATAATTTGGCCAAAGCTTTATTTTCACAAAGCTCCATAATTCATAAATAGAGACTATGTAACAAACTGGATACAAAAGCCAAAACCTTGAGTACTATTTTCTGGCACAACTTTCACTGTAACAACTTTCACAATAACAGAAGATTGATCAGTTGGTTTTCCTTTCTTCACTTAAAAGTCAAAAACATGAAAAACTCTTGTAGTAATATAAAGGAATAAACTTTAGTTTCTGGAATTTTCAGTATTCCAATAGTGCAAAAAAGAAAAGGTCAAATATAATCAGAATTTAACACAAACTCATTGACCTATAAATAATTTGGCCAAAGCTCCATAATTCACAAATAGAGTAACATATAACAAACAGGGTACAAAAGTCAATACCTTTTAACTACTTGAATCCTGGAAAAATTGAATCCTTTTGGGTTTATAGTGAGAAAAACAAATAGACATAAACAGAATTTAGCACAAACTCATTGACCTATTAATAATTTGGCCAAAGCTCCATAATTCACAAAAAAGGCTATATAAGAAACTGGGTCCAAAAGTCCACACCTTTAGCTATTTTCTGGCTCAACTTTCACTTTTGATCAGTTGGCTTTCCCTTTTTTTCACTTAAAGGGTCAAAAACATGAAAAAAAAACTTGGAATAAAACGGAGAAAATTGAATCTTTTTGGATTTCACAGGTTTAATAGCGAAGAAAATTTTAGGGTTTTGAGGAGGGAATAAAATTGAGGAAGATGTAAGACAGTTGCAGGAAAGAGGCAAAGGTGAGAGATGGTGGTGTGGTTTAGGGAAAGTTGAATTTGAAGCCTcgtctctttatatatatattgggctCTGTcactatgtgtgtgtgtgagagagagagaatgATGCTTTTGCTTTAGTCCATTGGATTCCGAATGATTTGAATTTTCGAATATAACGAACTGGTCCTCTACTTTCCCACCAAGAAAAACCACCCCAAGGGTAGATTATTTGTAATTTTACCCCTCGACATGTGGTTAATTGCATTAGTACCCTCCATTTTAGAGGCCATATCAACTCGACAGGTAGCTCGATGCACAAAGATCGTAGCAATAGAATGGTTTGCTAttttgtttggccaaactttttttttggccaaaagtactttttttttggggtcaaaagtgcttttggctaGGGGTGCTTATCGGACGGATAATTACGATTAACGGTTCGGCTTAACGGTTATCAtattataaatatagtaatctgctaaccatccaataagacaacgggaggattggtatcggattaacAATTATCATGCGGTTATCGGGCggcttatcggctaaaccaaatagaaatttTCTCAACAATCATTCAATCAATCCCAAACAGTTTCAAAtaaataccaaatttttaataccatctaaGATCTAACCAAACAGTATTTTTTAATTGAAGAGTCTTCAAGACTACTTATACTGTCATACACGTattaaccaaatttttaataccatcaaCACTACTCATATAGACATACACGTATTAATCGTTGAGATTTCGATTTTTTGATTTCTCAGTTTTCAGTTCAAGAGAGAGACAAGACTGGCGACTTCTCTGCCTCTGGTGGATGCAGACAATTGAgaattagaaaataaaaattagggatttagccatttagggtttcaatagtactttatatacatatgggtagaagtgtaaatataaaaattcttaacgggttaacggtttacccgataagaaaattgagtaatccactcccaaaccgttaagccgttaattataaaatcttaatccgttcaccatccattatcccgataccaataagccaataagttATCGATTCGGTTCGGTTAACGGTTTCGATTCGATTTTGAACAACCTTACTTTTGGCCacaaattgaggtgtttggccaaggttttagaaggaaaaaatattatttcttcGAGCCTTGGCATTTTGAATCCTGTTGAATGGTTGtgtgttacaccctgtgcgtcccaaggtgacgtataatgaatatgagatttgttaatcatgatttaaatgagtttaaagttataatatgactatatatgatgtttggataaaacatATAAAGTTTAGGGAAAATCGAATTAAAGTTGCGAAAAAACCAACTAAGGATTTGccctgtaacag from Nicotiana tomentosiformis chromosome 11, ASM39032v3, whole genome shotgun sequence encodes:
- the LOC104115945 gene encoding copper-transporting ATPase HMA4-like translates to MEANGKDDLKKPLLQDADAVAVNMAQLSDSRNKKIRTLLFKVNGITCASCSNSIESALGKLKGIESATVSPLQGQAVVKYVPELISAKKIKEAVEDTGFEVDEFPEQDIAICRIRIKGMACTSCSESVERALSMTDGVKKAVVGLSLEEAKVHFDPNVTSTSRIVEVIEDAGFGADIISSGSDLNKVHFKLEGINSPDDFTVIQCCLEALEGVNTVEINQQEYRVTISYEPDIIGPRTLMHCIQEAGHGSSTYRASLYIPPRQRELEKEHEIHTYRNLFLWSCLFSVPIFVFSMVLPMLPPYGNWLEYKVFNMLTVGLLLKWILCTPVQFVIGRRFYAGSYHALRRKSANMDVLIALGTNAAYFYSVYIMIKALISNSFEGQDFFETSPMLISFILLGKYLEVLAKGKTSDALAKLTELAPETAYLLTLDGAGNIISETEISSQLIQKNDVLKIVPGAKVPVDGVVINGHSYVNESMITGEARPVSKMPGDKVIGGTVNENGCVLIKATHIGSETALSQIVQLVEAAQLARAPVQKLADQISRFFVPTVVLAAVMTWLAWFIPGEVGVYPSSWIPKGMSVFELALQFGISVLVVACPCALGLATPTAIMVATGKGASQGVLIKGGNALEKAHKVKLVVFDKTGTLTVGKPTVVSAVLFSNISMQDFCDVTISAEANSEHPIAKAVVDHAKKLRQKHSAENEHHPEIEDFEVHTGAGVSGKVGEQRILVGNRRLMHAFNVPVSNEVENYISEHEQLARTCVLVAVDGKIAGAFAVTDPVKPDAARVVSFLKSMDITSVMVTGDNWATARAIASEVGIQMVFAETDPLGKADKIKELQLKGTPVAMVGDGINDSPALVAADVGMAIGAGTDVAIEAADVVLIKSNLEDVVTALDLSRKTMSRIRLNYVWALGYNVLGMPVAAGVLFPFTGIRLPPWLAGACMAASSISVVCSSLLLQSYKKPLHSRVN